The Papio anubis isolate 15944 chromosome 2, Panubis1.0, whole genome shotgun sequence region TACAGGACTTTGCTTCTGCCCGATTTTCAAACTTAAATCTACTTTTTATTTGAGTTATTTCATCTGAGTCTTAAGTTCAGATTTTTCCACAAGCCTGAAAACCACTCGAAGGTATATATCATGTCTTGTGTTCCCAGAAGCCTACCCATTCAGCATCTATACTGACTCAATACATACAAACTGAAGTCCATTGATCCTGAGAACTCCTGCAGGGTTCTTTATGAATATCTCCGAATGTCTTCCTTACtggctcactcattcattcattcagtgttaATTTCTGAAGGCCACTATAATACTAGCaatgtgactctgggcaagtcaaTTAACTCTTCAGGGTTAAGTTGCCTTGTCTGTCAAATGCAGCCGATGGCATCAAGCCATCAGCCTCTTCTCTGCTGTGCCCACGGCACCCTCCATTCATGAATATGTGTCAGTGTCAACTAGTCGTAGACTAAACAGGAGGTGGATTACTTGGTTTCTGGTTCTGGATTTGCTCTTGATGGGCTGGATGACCTTCATAGAGTCATTTCGCCCCTCTGAGCCTGTTAACTGTTAACACAGGGCTGTCAGAAAGACGAACTGATACAGGTTTAAATTAACTATGAACACccaaaatatgtctttttaattattagCCTTCACCCGGACACAGTCAAGAGGAAGGAGATGGCCTAAGGGACAGAAGAGTCCTGCTTACATTGTTGACAGAGCCCTTCCTGTGCTGCCCTTATCATGCAGTACTGTTAGAGACTGGTCTCCCCAGAGATCTGATTTCAGACACTGAAGAACCTAGATATATGGCTCATTTTTCAGAACCACGAGGTGGCCCCATGAGTTAACGAACAAGGTCACAACAGTCCTTAAGCTTGAACAGTACTGACTGCTTTCCAAGGTGCCTCCTCACCAAACCCCTCATTTCAAACCCCCTATTGTGAGTAGGCTGAAATTCTTGCCCCTGCTTGagtgataagaaaaataagactcAGAAAGGTTAGAGGACTTGTCTGAGATTACATATAGTCCAAATAGGTATGAGATAAAAGCCCAGGAATCTTGGTTTCCTCACATGATGTGCTTTTCCCTACACTCCAGTACCTAATTcaggaaaggcaaagaaacaaactACTGAGTGGCTGGCAAAACCTGAGTAGAAACACGGAGAcagaatcataataaaaataactctgTCTTCTTAACATTTGTGGTTTACAAATGTGTCCCTGTGACCAGACTGCTCAAGGCAGGGGCAGAGAGTCACTCACTTCCACGTCCCCAGCACAGAGCCATGGCACGTAAGAGAGTCTCACAAACTTTGGATTTGTACACTGACTCCCATGATTTTCAGGTTGCATATCCAACTCAACCTGAGCCAAAACTCATTTTACCATTCTATCTGTCGGTGTTAACTTTCTTCCCGCGATGTTTCCTTGGTTTATCAGGATATTCCTACTGCCCTGATGCATAATACAGTGTGAAACACTGTTTCATCTATAGgcttatttatttcattagtagtaatattaataattttcataatCTGAGAAGGCTTCACTTCAAAATGAGAAGTTTCAGTAGTAGAACCTTTCAATCACAAATTTTGAATGACTTCATGGCTGCCCATCACCATACCATATTATTTGAAGGACTCACTTACATAAATgcttaaaataagaaagttagGGCCGGATgtaatggttcatgcctgtaatcccagcactttgggaggccaaggcaggcagattatgaggtcaggagatcgagaccgtcctggtcaacatggtgaaaccccgtctctaccaaaatacaaaaaatcagccaggcgtggtggcgggtgcctgtagtcccagctactcaggaggctgaggcaggggaatcgcttgaaccagggaggcggaggttgcagtgagctgagattgcaccactgcattccagcctggtgacagaacgagactctgtctcaaaaaaaaggaagacactgAACCCCATATAATTGGTTTCAAGCCAGTCCGATAACCTCTACGACTTTTTCAACATTTAAGATACTAGAAACATTATATAACCCTGTTGAAGTTAATTTATAGGTTAAAATCCTTTTTGAGTGGATAATAACAACATCCTTACATTTGCATGGCACTTTAAAGTTTGCAAAGCTCCCCAACACTTCACACTGTTCTCTAACAATGGGATGCAAGGCATAGATCCATATAGGCTACCTGAGGCATGTGGGAGCAGAGGGGACACTGAGAGGCCATTCTCTAGACCCAAAAATCATCTGATCTCCACAGCTGACCCACATTATTGCCTACTGCAGATGGAGGCAGGAATGGTACCTTCTTCACACCAAAGTGGCTGTCTCTGGATCTCCACGGAGATTGCTGGGGTAGACAAAAAGAATCCCAAGCCTGATCTTGGCTACTACTAAGTCAATTCCTTCTTCTGAGAGCAGGAACATAGCCACAAGTTTGGGGAAGAAGTGTGATGAAGAGAAGCTAAGAGGGCCTAAACATTTCTCCTTGCAcacaaaaaagtaagtaaatgttATCTAAAGTTTCTCTGGTCACCCACCCTTCATCAATGTTttggaattctctttttttatgctTCATTTTGAGTTGTTTCTTGAAACCCTAACCCTTACAAATTAGGTGTCTTCTTTTAAGGATCAAGATACTTTTACCCCACTGTTGtttaatgttttgtgtttatttaggggatttaaaaattataggaTAGGTAATCTGCTTTCCTAGGTGcctgaacatatatatattttttgcttcttttagcAAGTTTTtataatggtttttaaattacTCTGTCTTAGATTgtgcatatttcttttctttttttgagacagggtcctgcgtCACTCAGGCcggagtggtgcaatcacagctcactgcagccttgacctcccaggctcaagtgatccttctacctcagactcccaggtagctgggactacaggcaagcaccaccacacccagctaatttttgtatcttttgtagataatggggtcttaccatgttgcccaggttggtcttgaactcctaggctcaagcaatttgcctgccttggcctcccaaagtgctgggattacagatgtgagccaccacacctggctacattgTGCGTATTTCTAAAGCAATCCTGAATCTTTTCTGGAAGCAAGAAGACTGTAAATATAAAGTTGTAaactaaaaaagtacaaatcttgataataaaggtaaaataaattctatgcctcagttttccacAAGGGTTCTTCCCTGAATACTTATTGGTGCTTATTAAGGTTCCTGCTGCTATACAAGGTAGTGGAGATGCAGAGATGATTCTATCATTCTTGCCCACAAGGAGCTCAGAGTCCGGAGGAGGAGGGTGACACAAAACACATATGCGGCAAGGGCTAACCAGGAGGTGTGTGAAGAAGGGTGGTATGGGACAGGAGTGCAGGGAGGGGGCCTATGTCACTCTAGGGGTGGGGAGTGTAAGTAGTGAAAATGTGggtaagagaagaaaaacagacacaggtggggaagggaaagggaacgCTGCTCAACCTTGAAGTCTGCTAAAGTTCCAAGTGACCAAGATCAAATCTATATATTAATAATGTTCTTTCTTTGTAAAGAAAACACCACTGTAAACTTTTTTAGTGGGggattaatatttctaaaattggaATTACAGGCCACTTGCATTTTATGCATATTATGGAAAGTCAGGTAGTTTTGAAATCTTTTCCTTTACTAAATTCTAATGAAGGAAATTTTTAACTTTCCATCCTGGCAAATGGACACAGTTATAGAGAAGTCATGCACTGGGCTTTTAATGCCTGTAGCATTTTCAGTGTTGGGTATTTACATCAGGAACTTTTTAACTTCGCGCTGTGGCAGTCTGGGGAAGCCTATGGATTCCTTCCAATGAACACAATATATAAGATGTGTAACCATATAAGACAGAGTACATGGGATCCCAGAGCTACCCAATTAGagttatcaaaaatattaaacaaatctGTGATTAGTAAAATACGTGTTTCTTTCTAAATAACAGGAGGCAGTGGCAAGTCTAACAACTACCATGATTTTAAAGTAGGAATGAGAATAATCCATAGAGAGATCTGCCTCAATTATAAGATATAAGAATATCAGTGATCGCCTTTAGTGACAAACTCCTATGTACAGATAACTACTGTAGTCTGTTGTCTCTgttcaaaatgaagagaaagctAAATTTCCTTTAGAGGCAAGTGAAAatgaatattaatgtattttctcatctTAGTTCACAGACCCCTCCTCTGACTTAAAAGGAATCCAGGTAAAAAATCTCTGACTTTAGTGGCACCCTCTCTCTGTTATCTGCCTATGGGCCAGAAGAGGTTAAACTGAGAGTTGGTTGCAATGTGGAGGCTCAGATTTTCCACTGTGGTTGAGGAGAAAGCATACCCCACTCTTACTTACATGTAAGCCTTGTAGTTGTTGCCGATCTTCTGGACCCGGATGTCATACTTGGAGTCAATGAAAGGCTCTGCAGTGGCATAGGTCTGGGTAAGAGCCACCACACTGGCAATGTCCTGGAAGTCGTAGTGGTTTTCCACTTTGACCTAATGTTGGAGCAAGGCAGAAAGGGGGAAagggagacacacacatacacacactgagaAGTCACAAGGGCCCTGAGCCTCCAAACCCACGAATATGTATCCGATCCAGACACTAATCTGGGTGCCACATCTTCCCAGGAGGCCCCTTTTCCCTAGCTTCCCTTCCCAGAACTCAGGGGCCACACTTGCTGCAAAGGACCCAGAGGACCAAGCAGGTGGCTTGCATTCTGCTTACTGAAAGAGGTCTGGTTGGGTGACACTCATGGCTTTAGAGGTGGCAAATCATCTTCTCTTTGGAAAGAATTCATcagtgacagagggagaagagCAGTTCACAAATGGGCGCTCTGAAAACTGCCCTTCTTGGTTCAACCCTGAAGCATAGCAGGCCTCTCTGCCTCACCTTGCCCATGCCTGAGTGAGCGTGGCCAATCTTCACCACCACAGGGAACGTGGGCAGTGTCAGctgaaatcagaaaagaaaggaataaactgTCAGAGTGTGGCCGTCTCTCCGTGGAAtcctacaaatatttttcttgggAATGCCCTTGGGAGGGTTCTTTAAAGAAAGAACTAGTCCAATCTACTTGCTTTACTGATTAAAAAACTGAGACCAATGGAATGACAGTGACtttccagggtcacacagcataTTACTGGCAGTGCTACAGGAACCCTGTTCTCTTATTTGGTATACCCTACATCTTTAAAATGTATCCTTTGAAGGAAATAATGTTGACCCTGATGAAAAGTCAGACTCCTATGGGAACtaagatttgaacagatattgGGGGTATCTGGCCTGATGATTTCAGAATTCCTGGTTGAGGCCAGTCAAGGCTGGAAAACAGAACGTCAAAGGGCTTTAGAAATCACATAGTTCAACTCTACTTTATGGAGAAAAAACTGATGCCCAGAGAGGCAAAAGTCACAAAGCTATAGTGACAGTCAGAATTGGAATCCAGCCTCCCACTATCCAGTCCAGCACCACGTGGAAACATCCCACAGCAATAATCCCATGGAGATTTGGGATTTGGAGGCTTGGAACACTACGCTCAAACAGCAGACAAGGCTCTGGTCACAGTCACCCCCAAGTCCCctgcttctttgttttctctctcttttttttttttttttttgagatggagtctcactctgtcgcccagactggagtgcagtggcacaatctcagctcactgcaacctccgcctcctgggttcaagccattctcttgcctcagcctcctgagtacctgggactacaggtgtaggccaccatgcccggctaatttttgtatttttagtagagatggagtttcaccatgttggccagggtgatctccaactcctgacctcaggtgatcaacccgccttggcctcccaaagcactgggattacaggtgtgagccactgtgcccagtctgctTCTTTGTTTTCTAAGCTATCCCACCTTCTAGAACATGACATAGTCTCCAGTGAGAAGGGACATGCAATAAAAATCAGTGTAGCCTAGGGCCTCAAGAGGGCTTTGAGGTCCAAGATTTGCTCTAAGTGATGGGACACCTTGTGTTTTGTACCCACACCAAGAGGGCTGTCTCCAGCTATCTGGAGAGTCTGAGGCTCTGGGAGTGAGAAAGGGTTTCTAAAGCACTGGCTGCTTCTTTGAcatctctccccaccccccaggcaacagagccaagacacacacaccccaacttTCTCTGTCCTGTTCTATTACTGTTTGCTGTTGCTTTGGAGCCTCATAAATAGGGCATTGAAAGCACTTCCTGCAGCTGAAAGAAGCCCTGAGTAGCTCGTCTCATTCCCAGCGTGCAGCTCAGCAAGGGGTCCGTCCTTCTCTGTCACTGTCTCTTTTGCCTGTTGTAATTCTGTCTGCCTCTCTGGGACTCTGCCTGTCTCACTCTTTCTGTCTGTGCCTCTCCTCACTCTTGTTCTTTCTGCCTGAATCACAGCCCTCAGTCTTTCTGTCCTCATGCATTTGTCTTTGTGGCTCTTTCCGTTTTTCTGCCCTTGACACCATCCCCTCTCCCAGTGCTTTCCCTTTACTTCCAGACCGCTTCATGACTTAGGCAGGGAAACAGAGGCCAGGGCCTCTTTCCTAGCTTCCCTCTGCATCTTACTGAGTATGCAGGTCGGAAGAGCCTCGGGTCCTGCCGCCGCGGGTGGCCTAGAGCCAAAGGAAGGCGGAGCCCATCGGGGCGGGATTGGCCCTTAGGGCCATCTCATAAAGCCTGGGGCGAGGGGCACGACGGCCTTGGGAAGGAGCCCTGCTGGGGCTGTTCGGTCTGACAGACCTCACAGGCTCAGTCGGGCTCTGCAGTGTCATGCCTGGGAGCCCCCGGCCCGCGCCGAGCTGGGCGCTGTTGCTGCGGCTGCTGGCGTTGCTGCGGCCCCCGGGGCTGGGCGAGGCATGCAGCTGCGCCCCGGCGCACCCTCAGCAGCACATCTGCCACTCGGCACTTGGTGAGTCCGAGGTCCGCGAGGTCCACAGCAGGGGGTGGTTGTGGGGGGATTAGTATCTGGCCAGCAGTAGACCAGGAGTCCAGAGGAAAAGGGAGGAGCTCAAATTCCGACCGGTTGCCTCTTGCTGAGGCTGATGGGTCGGGAAGGACCAGGCGCCATAGCAACCTTGCAAGCGCAGAACCTGACTgattcataaggaaatgaagattgCGTCAGGGACTTCCATAGCGACGTCCCTCACTCTGGCCATACTGCAATTATGGAGTGTCACTGAACAAGGTGTCACCGGAGCTATCTGATGATTATTCTGAACTACTGGACTGGGGACAGAAAGGGGAGGGGCAGAGGGCTTGCATTATAACTACCGGTGTCTGCCCAGGCCTGTAACTGAGGTTGCCACCAAGCCCCTACCGCAACACACACGTTCtgtcctttcttttccctctgcctggaatgccctcccTCACACCCTTAAATTCCTGGCagactcctactcatccttcaaggtcTAACTTAGGTCTCTCCCCTTCTCTGCAGGCTCCCTGGCTCCTTGGTGCCGCCTCAGCATCTAACCGTCTTAGCGCTCCTACTATGCTGTGCTATTGTTCTTTACAAGTATGCCCTGCACTAGATCAAGAGCTCTGCAGGATGGGGACCCTGTCTTAATCACATCTATGGGCCTAGTGCCTAGtgcagggccaggcacagaggaAGAACGTCATCAACAGTTTTTGGTTATTAATGCTCAAATGGCAAGAGATGCAATACCTCAGTGCAGGGTCAGAACATTTAtgaattcaataaacatttactaatgTCAACTGTAGGCAGGCTGAGAGGCCTTGACCACAGCAATAAACTTCACACCAACTGCCCTGAAGGGGCTCCTCCTCCCTTCTGTACTCTGACTCCTACCCTGTGCCCCACTGCACAAACGGCTATGGAGAACTAGAGCTCTCCAGACTAACTGGTTCGAAAAGGCAGAAAGAGCTTAGCGGTTATAGaacctaataagcctgaggggtTTGGAACTTCCAGGGACTGCAGAGGAGGCGTTTCCAGGTCTCCCTTCTCACACATCACGTTGCTCACAACCTGGTCACACCAAAACCAAGAATTGCCCTATAGACTTCTTCAGGGACCCTGGATCATCCAGACCTCAGGTGTATTGCCCCCACCAGCTGCTAAAGgttccctcttttctcttcctatgCAGTGATTCGGGCCAAGATCTCCAGTGAGAAGGTAGTTCCTGCCAGTGCAGACCCTGCTGACACTGAAAAAATGCTCCGGTATGAAATCAAACAGATAAAGGTACATGGGGGCAGGCTGGGATGTGTAGCCCCTAAGGCTGATGGAGGAAGTGGGGTCTGTGTTCCGGGAGGGCTGGTAACTTTCAGGTGGCCTGGCTCAGTGATCCTTGGGTCTAGATGCTGAAGTGGAACTGGATGAGATTTGGAGGCAAAGCCCATAGAATCCCAGGGATACTGCAGGGGAGGGCCTCCGCGTCCATCTGGTCCCACAGCTGCTGGTGTATGGTGCCACTACAGGTACCTACTGGAATAAACCAAGgtttaggtgtttttttgtttttttaagacagaaaataaccCGGTAGGGACATCTGAGGACACAAAATCCTGAACTGGACTTCTGCTTAAATATTTAGGCtgagaaatgagaaatttttGCCTGTTAATATATGCAGTACACTCACTGACtcaatattgctttttttttttttttgtaattgccTGTCAGATGTTCAAAGGGTTTGAGAAAGTCAAGGATGTTCAGTATATCTATACACCTTTTGACTCTTCCCTCTGTGGTGTGAAACTAGAAGCCAACAGCCAGAAGCAGTACCTCTTGACTGGTAAGTTAAAGACCAACAACTGGCCTTAATAGAATAGATTCTGCCCTAGGGAAGGTAGTGAGAAAGGAGCCAGGGTCTTCCTTGGGCagcaggctgagccaggtggcATTTTCTTGGGCATAAAACAGAGCTGTGTGAGTGACAGACAACCTCTGAGTTGGGAGGAGCCTTGTAACCTCCCTTTAAATGTAAGAGTTCTCATTACAGTGATCCTGGCTACTGTTTCACTATTTTAAGGACAGGTTGCTCATCCAGTATAGAGCAGctgctttcattttcaaatagtttAAATTAGTATCAGATTTTTGGCAAAGTCAAAATCTCCTCTCTAAAACTGCTCCTTGCAGGTCAACTCTGCCTTTTCCACAGGACCTAATAGGAGCTTGAGTCTAACATAGTTCTGTCTCTGTGAACTTGGGCCCAGGCAGGATTCCTCCATACTGAATTGGTTTGGATAGAACAGTTAAAGAATCACACAAGTATATGACTCCATAAATGAATGcaacattaaattattttggaGTTCAGGGAATAGAACTATTTGGTAGCTGTGAACTATCAAGGAAGCTTCATTGTGTAAGTGGGATCTAAACTGGCccgaaaacacaaaacaatatttagaaagaaagcaagggaaagaaaaagcacaGCTGTGGGGGAGGGAATAGGTGAAGGGATTCCACTATCTATCCACACATTCAGCAATGAATGACCACTTAGTCACTGCCATGCCTTGGCCAGGAGAGTGGAGATTCAGTAACAAGGCACAGTCCTCAAAAGAGTTCACTGTCCAGACATGGCTCTTGATGAGTCATAGGCACTGGAGGCTACAATGATAAGGGCTTCTCAGCTCTGAAGATGTGAAATTGTGCAGAACTGAGGAGCTCCTGGATGGGACAGGCAGAGGCAGGACACACTACTGAGCCCTGCAGCTCCCAGGTCTGGCAGACCAGGCCCTTTCAAACTCTGTTATCCCACCTCCTTCCTAAGCACCTACCCTCTGTGTGTCTAGCCTGCTGCCAGGCATGGAGGTAAATCAGCGGAAATGAGGAAACATGTTCTCTGCCTTTGGGGAGGTCAAGTCTAACTGAGGGTGGGGATAAATGACAAAAAACTAGTCTACGGAAAAGTTATCAATGGCACCCATGTCCTACAGGAGAAGGCACAAGCTCCTCTGCCTGGTGTTGAAAGCTCTTTGTGACCAGAACACTGCTGCCCTCTCTAGCATTGTCTTCTGTCATTTGTCAATGTCAGTTCCCAGCCCCTCACTTTCCCAAGAGCTGAACTCAGCTACCTGCAGTTGCAGAAGGTATGCTGCCAGGCTGTGTTCCCCTGCCTCTGCACAGGATAGATGCAATGACAGGAAGCCCTTCCCCCAACCTGTCTGGCAGGTGAACTCCCACTCATCCCTTCAAGGTCCAATGCAAGCACAGTCTCCTCTGATACACCCTCCTTGTCCCACGCCCCTTCCATAGATGGAAATAATTGTATGTTCCTTTGTTCTTATACTGTACTTTGTATAGAACTGCAGGACAGTGTAATTTCCCCTGCTTATCTATCAACCCTACTCATTTGTAAGCTCCTTGGGAGCAGAGATCCtgtcatttttatatctgtatttctgGTACTAGATCACAGTAGTCACTCAGTGAGTAAATGATTGAACGACTAAGGTTCTAAAAGAGGTATGGGCTAGGTGGTCAGAGATGGCTTTGAGGTGGCACTGAAAGGGTCTTTGAAAGGCAAAAAGGAATTTCATAggtaaaaagggggaaatgtcCTATGGGGAAGGGGAAAGACTCACTAACCTAGAGCAGGAGACTGGCCTGCGCAGATACTGGGAAGGACTGGAAAGAGGGAAGGGGCCtattatttactgaatatcttCTGTGGGACCACAACTGTGCTGGGAACTTTATAgatattctctcatttaatctgacaactttataattttcattttccagctGAGAAGTTATACAACTTCCTTAAGATAATTCAGCTAgtaaatgacagaaaagaaagagggggTGTCCTACACAGACTCTGACTTTAAAGACCACATTCTTCTCTCTGTACCATGCTAAATGAAAAGGCCTTCACCAGATCCCATAACTCTGTCTCATACAAATATAATCTGTTTATCTTTTTGCTAGAAAgattatagtagttttattttttggtcccTTTATTGAGTCCcatgccaccactgccaccaaAAAGTCACTGGGGAGGCTGCAATTCTGGGCTCTTCAAAAACCTGGGCCCCTGGAGCTCCGGGAGAAGAATCCTCATGCTTGACTCTCCTCCATCTCCCCTTGAAGGTCAGGTCCTCAGTGATGGAAAAGTCTTCATCCATCTGTGCAACTACATCGAGCCCTGGGAGGACCTGTCCTTGGTGCAGAGGGAAAGTCTGAATCATCACTACCATCTGAACTGTGGCTGCCAAGTAAGGGAATGTCCATTTCCTAAGTCTTTAGGGATGGGGGAAGGGTTCTGAGCCTTCATTCATGCATGAATTTATTCACTTACTAGACTATACTTGAGATCTGCCATGGATCAGGCACTGTATGAAGTTGGGGATGAGAAAGCAATATAGTCTATAGGCCCTGATCTCAAAGTACTTACACTTTGGCTGGGAAGGTGGCCATCATAGGAAGCAGAATGAGATAACTGTAATACAGCCACCCTTTAAAGACAGTCAATTCTTTGCCAGCCACTATAATAGTAAATTTACTGTAAATGTTTAATTTAGTCTCCAAAACATATTTGTGAAGAATTAAGATTTCCATTTTAAGGTGAAGAAATGAAAGCTCTGGgaagtgaagtgacttgctcaaggtcagtGGTAGAGTAAGGACCCTCAGAGCTGTCTGATTCCAGAGATGCCACTAAGTGGCAATATTGAATACGGGGAACCTTGGGGAAGGAGAATCCAGGGGAAGATTGGGGACTAGGAAAGGCTTGATAAGACAGGGGCATTTGAGATGGGCTGGCAGGGTATGTAGGAACCTGAAAGGTAGCAATGGAAAAAGAAGGACACCATACTCACTTTAATGTTGTGTGGCCATGACTCTAGATCACCACCTGCTATACAGTACCCTGTATCATCTCGGCCCCTAATGAGTGCCTCTGGACAGACTGGCTGTTGGAACGAAAGCTCTATGGTTACCAGGCTCAGCATTATGTCTGTATGAAGCATGTTGACGGCACCTGCAGCTGGTACCGGGGCCACCTGCCTCTCAGGAAGGAGTTTGTTGACATCATCCAGCCCTAGTAGGGACCAGTGACCATCACATTCCTTCAAGAGTCCTGAAGATCAAGCCGGTTCTCCTCCCCTGCAGAGCTTTGGCCATTACCACTTGACTTCTTGCTGCCAGCTAATAAGAAGTGCCAAGTGGACGGTCTGGCCACTGTCAGGGCAGGGAAGGGGCCACGACTTTTCTGCCCTGCCCTCAGCCTGTCGTCCCTGCCTCCCAAACCCCATTAGTCTAGCCTTGTAGCTGTTACTGCAAGTGTTTCTTTTGGCTTAGTTTGTTTTCTAAAGCCAGGATTATTCTCTTTCCTCCCAAGGAAAACgtgttttcctttgtcttaatCGATCTGGTAGGGGAGAAATGGTGAATGTCATACATATGAGATGGTATATCCTTGTGATGTACAATACCAGAAGGTGGGTTGACAGCATCATAAACAGACTGACTGGCgggaatgaaaacaacaacatACTGTGGCTGTGTATCCTCTACTTCCCCTGTCTCAACTCATCCTAATCCTCTGATACACTTTCATCTGTTTGGGGGAGTCATTTGGGGGACACGGAATCACTCAATGTGAGAGTTAGAATGGCCTAACCTGCCTCCCAATGCTGTTATCCCCTCTACAGCATTTCTGGCAGAGGGTCCCGCCTGGTTAGCACCTCTTTGAATAAGAATGCACTTATTGTCTCAGAATAGGTACTACCTCTCCAGGTTAACTCTCCTTAACACCCTCAACTGATGTCCATAAggcttctcttctgtctctttttgaATTACTAACATCTTCATTCCTATTTCAGAACCTTTTAAAAGCCACAAAGCCTTTTACTTATAGAGTTGAAATCCCCCTTTGTTGGCTTCTTACACCACAGAGAGGTGGTCCTCTCTTGAGGGCAAATTTCAGGATAGAGCACCAGAGAGAAATAGCACAAAGGCCCTTGAGGGGAAAGGACGGTAGGTAGGGAATATACCTGGCAATTGAGGCAATTTTTTTCCAGCGGCCAGCCCTGCTAGATTTTACAGCAGGAAAAAGCCAGTTTTCATCCCCAGAGAGCCCCCTGT contains the following coding sequences:
- the TIMP4 gene encoding metalloproteinase inhibitor 4 produces the protein MPGSPRPAPSWALLLRLLALLRPPGLGEACSCAPAHPQQHICHSALVIRAKISSEKVVPASADPADTEKMLRYEIKQIKMFKGFEKVKDVQYIYTPFDSSLCGVKLEANSQKQYLLTGQVLSDGKVFIHLCNYIEPWEDLSLVQRESLNHHYHLNCGCQITTCYTVPCIISAPNECLWTDWLLERKLYGYQAQHYVCMKHVDGTCSWYRGHLPLRKEFVDIIQP